From a region of the Zingiber officinale cultivar Zhangliang chromosome 10B, Zo_v1.1, whole genome shotgun sequence genome:
- the LOC122029460 gene encoding uncharacterized protein LOC122029460 — translation MEKIPPDCPYPGCFFCVIKEGNPSKRRSSILKFFRELPSQDDDGQVLPISGLWNTAMAHPNDPEFINLGIFECMAALIWKGLKNRRWLSHDQNIYIPYYAAHIIGSYTMNMEEFAERAVPASVIPPLVELLRGRLTWVEQRVAVRALGHLATYPSSFPAVADHGEVLELAIQLASSSLEIVYSHFYQFVDRRISYHCDLLTRGMGGVEMESRKAEEWASQLQCWSLQLINCFAFKPEFLFDICKPEFLVKLPGMWGGLVNENSPAGIGLLRTICQHKLGRAPVANCPDIVEALCNIARSSDDWQYMAIDCLLWLLQDQNTSQKVIDKAAPALTDLAEITALGDHKRLGDTIVNVLQECCQAQGTARSYISTRTKELIDELLSSRQRLKWEKNMPKEDLQIKQAAALVVKLEGNSLFSSGDISGAASKYSEALALCPMKSKKERVVLYSNRAQCYLLLQQPLAAISDATRALCLHNPPNRHAKSLWRRAQAYDMLGLAKESLLDAILFINECSQSNDPDLSLKHNKVPDYAERLVKKQMRAAWLFREAAIKHGVIHTDDGTGDIYEQEADDSEWETASESDMENDGREADDDGDWKNDNIRKDMYDKATKKDLVHGYKILLAEE, via the exons ATGGAGAAGATCCCACCCGACTGCCCTTATCCAGGTTGTTTCTTCTGTGTCATCAAGGAAGGCAATCCCAGCAAGCGTCGGTCAAGTATCCTGAAATTCTTCAGAGAGCTTCCTTCCCAGGATGATGATGGTCAAGTTCTTCCTATCAGTGGACTGTGGAACACTGCCATGGCTCATCCAAATGATCCAGAGTTCATCAACTTAGGAATCTTTGAATGCATGGCAGCATTGATATGGAAAGGCTTAAAGAATAGGCGATGGCTCTCACATGACCAGAACATTTATATCCCATACTATGCAGCTCATATAATTGGGTCCTACACTATGAATATGGAGGAATTTGCTGAAAGAGCAGTCCCTGCTTCTGTCATTCCTCCCTTGGTTGAGCTTCTAAGGGGTAGATTGACTTGGGTGGAGCAGAGGGTAGCAGTTAGAGCATTAGGACACTTGGCAACTTATCCTAGTAGCTTTCCTGCAGTTGCAGATCATGGAGAAGTACTTGAGCTTGCCATTCAGCTTGCATCAAGTTCTCTTGAGATTGTCTATTCTCATTTTTACCAGTTTGTGGATAGGAGGATAAGCTATCATTGTGATCTGCTTACTCGTGGAATGGGAGGAGTGGAAATGGAATCTAGGAAGGCAGAGGAATGGGCTAGTCAGTTACAGTGCTGGTCACTTCAGCTTATTAACTGCTTTGCTTTCAAGCCAGAGTTTCTCTTCGACATTTGCAAACCAGAGTTTTTGGTTAAATTGCCGGGCATGTGGGGAGGACTGGTTAATGAGAACTCACCGGCAGGTATTGGTTTACTCCGGACAATATGTCAACACAAGCTTGGGAGAGCTCCTGTTGCCAACTGTCCTGATATTGTCGAAGCACTATGCAACATTGCCCGATCATCAGATGACTGGCAGTATATGGCTATTGACTGTCTTCTTTGGTTACTCCAAGATCAGAATACTTCACAAAag GTAATAGATAAAGCCGCTCCAGCCCTCACAGATTTAGCAGAAATTACTGCCCTTGGTGACCATAAAAGATTAGGGGACACTATTGTTAACGTCCTTCAAGAATGTTGCCAGGCACAAGGAACTGCTCGTAGTTACATCAGCACACGTACAAAAGAACTGATTGATGAGCTTTTGAGCTCTAGGCAGAGATTAAAATGGGAGAAAAACATGCCAAAGGAGGATCTTCAAATAAAACAAGCAGCAGCACTGGTTGTTAAGCTGGAAGGAAACTCTTTATTCTCCTCAGGAGATATATCTGGAGCTGCATCAAAGTACTCTGAAGCTCTGGCATTGTGCCCAATGAAGTCCAAAAAAGAGAGAGTTGTATTGTACAGCAACAGGGCTCAGTGTTATCTTCTCTTGCAGCAACCACTAGCAGCCATAAGTGATGCTACACGGGCTTTATGTCTTCATAACCCTCCGAATCGCCATGCAAAAAGTCTTTGGAGGAGAGCCCAAGCATATGATATGCTGGGTTTAGCAAAGGAGAGTTTGTTAGATGCGATTCTTTTCATTAACGAATGCTCACAATCTAATGATCCTGATCTTTCTCTGAAGCACAACAAAGTTCCTGATTATGCTGAAAGATTAGTGAAGAAACAGATGCGTGCTGCATGGTTATTTAGAGAAGCAGCCATAAAGCATGGTGTTATTCATACTGATGATGGGACTGGAGATATCTACGAGCAAGAGGCTGATGACTCTGAGTGGGAAACCGCCAGTGAAAGTGACATGGAAAATGATGGAAGGGAAGCAGATGATGATGGAGATTGGAAAAATGACAACATCCGCAAAGATATGTATGACAAGGCAACAAAAAAAG ATTTGGTACATGGATACAAGATCCTTCTGGCTGAAGAATGA